A single window of Chitinophagales bacterium DNA harbors:
- a CDS encoding tetratricopeptide repeat protein, translating into MIKDLFLSAENYFNEAKYPSAIDALLQASELAQQIADWEAYVRAQNELGIVHKYLSKYENAFAYLFEAQKAGEKHLSVNNFNIAQTYDMLGCVYGDEHKYEQSNECFLKALTILQQTTNYQRELANTYNNLGWCLSEMGKYTESLDYHQSALKIRLNTIEQYPNEVAQTYNNMGACYIFIGDTNTALIYYQKALQIWLNTYGEKHPQTALAYNNIGLGYSQQADFKMAIQYYEKALQLRTDVFGETHPLVAQCFENIAYCLMKMERFNEALEGYQKGLQIRRAVTHENHPSLVKIYRNLGACYLEMNQPDIAFQYLTKALQIHQQVPEQQVEKIVIYNTLGKYYDDTQQYTQAIEAFHIVLKSAIPSFNEDDVYAVPSLEKYYHGIKLGYALNYKAKIFLAQYLQNDTNRDLITALTYFKKSIQVLNENRRRYKTEDSKLIHAKLVIGTYEYAIFAAYLLYKKTQNHDYFHTAFAFAELSKSYVLFSKLKEAAAKISAHIPTEILQKEQNLQTEMAALDKRIQQLKLQINNQTANPEQQKMVNYLQGKYFDISFQYDQIIEEIEQNYPQYYQLKYDLETAHAANIQQQLQPQKTLVNYFVGAKNLFIFAISKHQFHFHHLPKPDDLNDTIEYIHDAIGMGDEEDLKDLGEQLFEQLLEPILEEEPHCQQLVIIPDDCLHRLPFDILARWTLDEEENTFRNFSNTSLQNIPKDSNTQTHKHYLIESFQISYHYSATLWFDGQKNKKATGQAGSFLGIAPINFDEITQEETSQNTNITFKSDFNAGGKLKELTDSKAEIQKIHQLFTQHKLPSTALLYDQATKQNFIQNLVDKKYIVLSSHGFYNEENPSLSGIYFARSQKSENVQNHPISNAPSPISHHQSLSGEERKLYISDTFHLPLNADLVVLSSCESGIGELQKGEGMLALNRGFLYAGASNIIYSLFKVPDAASQLTPNFFRYVLEENCSYAAALQKAKLDLMAEGQEPLYWAGFALVGR; encoded by the coding sequence TTGATAAAAGACCTTTTTCTGTCAGCAGAAAACTACTTCAACGAAGCAAAGTATCCATCGGCCATTGATGCCCTTTTGCAAGCTTCTGAACTAGCCCAACAAATAGCTGATTGGGAGGCCTATGTGCGGGCGCAGAACGAATTGGGTATTGTGCATAAATACCTTTCTAAATATGAAAATGCGTTTGCCTATCTTTTTGAAGCCCAAAAAGCAGGAGAAAAACACCTTTCAGTAAACAACTTCAATATCGCTCAAACCTATGATATGCTTGGATGTGTGTATGGAGATGAACACAAATACGAGCAGAGCAATGAATGTTTTTTGAAGGCATTGACCATTCTCCAACAAACGACAAACTATCAGCGTGAATTGGCGAATACCTACAACAACTTGGGTTGGTGCCTAAGTGAAATGGGTAAGTACACAGAATCTCTTGATTACCATCAATCTGCTCTCAAAATTCGACTAAACACCATTGAACAATATCCCAACGAAGTCGCACAGACTTACAACAACATGGGAGCTTGTTACATTTTCATTGGTGACACCAATACAGCCTTGATTTATTACCAAAAGGCCCTGCAAATTTGGCTCAATACTTATGGTGAAAAACATCCACAAACTGCTCTTGCTTACAACAATATAGGATTGGGCTACAGCCAACAAGCCGACTTCAAAATGGCGATTCAATACTACGAAAAAGCACTTCAACTCCGAACCGATGTATTTGGAGAAACACACCCACTTGTTGCTCAATGCTTTGAAAACATTGCCTATTGCTTGATGAAAATGGAACGCTTCAATGAGGCACTTGAAGGCTATCAAAAAGGGCTGCAAATTAGGCGTGCTGTTACGCATGAAAACCACCCTTCTTTGGTCAAAATATATCGAAACCTAGGAGCTTGTTACCTCGAAATGAATCAGCCAGATATTGCCTTTCAATACCTCACCAAAGCCCTGCAAATACACCAGCAAGTGCCAGAGCAACAAGTCGAAAAAATCGTTATTTACAACACCCTCGGCAAGTATTATGATGATACCCAACAATATACCCAAGCAATTGAAGCCTTTCACATTGTATTGAAAAGTGCCATTCCTTCCTTCAATGAGGACGATGTATATGCGGTTCCTTCTTTGGAAAAATACTATCACGGAATCAAATTGGGCTATGCGCTGAACTACAAAGCCAAAATTTTTCTGGCTCAATACCTCCAAAATGACACCAACCGTGATTTGATAACTGCCTTGACGTATTTCAAAAAATCTATTCAAGTATTGAACGAAAACCGCAGAAGGTACAAAACTGAAGATTCCAAGCTTATTCATGCAAAATTGGTGATTGGCACGTATGAGTATGCCATTTTTGCGGCTTACTTGCTGTACAAAAAGACGCAAAACCACGATTATTTCCACACTGCTTTTGCCTTTGCAGAACTGAGCAAAAGTTATGTATTGTTTAGCAAACTCAAGGAAGCAGCGGCCAAAATTAGCGCACACATTCCAACAGAAATCCTTCAGAAAGAGCAAAATCTGCAAACAGAAATGGCTGCTTTGGACAAACGCATCCAACAGCTAAAACTGCAAATTAACAACCAAACAGCTAACCCTGAGCAACAAAAAATGGTTAATTATTTGCAAGGAAAATACTTCGACATCAGCTTTCAATACGACCAAATCATTGAAGAAATCGAGCAAAATTATCCTCAATATTACCAACTCAAATATGACCTCGAAACGGCTCACGCTGCAAATATTCAACAACAACTGCAACCCCAAAAAACGCTTGTCAACTATTTTGTAGGAGCTAAAAACCTGTTTATTTTCGCCATCTCAAAGCATCAGTTTCACTTTCACCATCTCCCCAAACCCGATGATTTGAACGATACCATTGAGTACATTCACGATGCAATCGGAATGGGCGACGAAGAAGATTTGAAGGATTTGGGAGAACAGCTATTTGAGCAATTATTAGAGCCTATTTTGGAGGAAGAACCTCATTGTCAGCAATTGGTGATTATTCCCGATGATTGTTTGCACAGGCTTCCTTTCGATATTTTGGCACGATGGACGTTGGATGAGGAAGAAAACACATTCAGAAATTTTAGTAACACATCTCTACAAAACATCCCCAAAGATTCAAACACACAAACACATAAACACTATTTAATTGAATCCTTCCAAATTTCTTACCATTACTCTGCAACCTTATGGTTTGATGGTCAAAAAAACAAAAAAGCAACAGGGCAAGCAGGCAGCTTTTTAGGAATCGCTCCCATCAATTTTGACGAAATCACCCAAGAGGAAACATCTCAAAACACAAATATTACCTTCAAATCCGACTTCAATGCAGGCGGAAAATTAAAAGAACTCACCGACTCCAAGGCTGAAATCCAAAAAATCCACCAACTTTTCACCCAACACAAATTACCTTCAACTGCCCTACTTTATGACCAAGCCACCAAGCAAAACTTCATCCAAAACCTTGTAGATAAAAAATACATTGTGCTTTCGTCACACGGTTTTTACAACGAAGAAAATCCTTCACTATCAGGGATTTATTTTGCGAGGAGTCAGAAATCAGAAAACGTACAAAACCATCCAATATCCAATGCCCCATCACCAATTAGCCATCACCAATCACTATCAGGAGAAGAAAGAAAGCTCTACATTTCAGATACTTTTCACTTACCTTTAAATGCAGATTTGGTGGTCTTAAGCAGTTGTGAAAGCGGAATTGGAGAATTGCAGAAAGGAGAAGGAATGTTGGCATTGAATCGGGGATTTTTGTACGCAGGAGCCAGCAACATCATTTACTCCCTTTTCAAAGTACCCGATGCAGCCAGCCAATTGACTCCCAATTTTTTCCGCTATGTTTTGGAAGAAAATTGCAGCTATGCCGCCGCTCTTCAAAAAGCCAAATTGGATTTGATGGCAGAGGGTCAAGAACCTTTGTATTGGGCAGGATTTGCATTGGTCGGGAGGTAG